A portion of the Roseimicrobium gellanilyticum genome contains these proteins:
- a CDS encoding SDR family oxidoreductase, whose translation MILRNKVAVVTGAARGIGFALCEELARAGMTVAMADVDAESLASAAEMVGMDGVLAMPCDVSKQAEVRELGEEIETKVGPIAVWINNAGLARHRWIPDYSEEEIDLMLDVNLKGTILGSQEALRRMMTRKAGHIVNVISTASLRGIPSETVYCAAKWGVRGFTHGLQEEAAAHGVRVTAVLPGGVDTAFWDGASDRKAPVEKFLTPRHVADAILKVLEMDDWCVTRELVLRSMADSDFSVKPQ comes from the coding sequence ATGATTCTCCGGAACAAGGTAGCTGTGGTGACAGGAGCGGCGCGTGGCATTGGCTTCGCGCTTTGTGAAGAACTGGCCCGTGCCGGGATGACCGTGGCCATGGCGGATGTGGATGCCGAATCCCTCGCGAGCGCCGCCGAGATGGTCGGAATGGACGGTGTGCTCGCCATGCCCTGTGATGTGTCAAAGCAGGCGGAAGTCCGCGAACTCGGCGAAGAGATCGAAACCAAAGTGGGCCCCATCGCCGTGTGGATCAACAACGCAGGCCTCGCACGTCACCGCTGGATTCCCGATTACTCAGAGGAGGAAATCGATCTGATGCTCGATGTGAATCTCAAGGGAACCATCCTCGGCTCCCAGGAAGCACTCCGCCGCATGATGACTCGCAAGGCAGGTCACATTGTGAATGTGATCTCCACCGCGAGCCTGCGCGGCATCCCAAGCGAAACGGTCTACTGCGCCGCCAAGTGGGGCGTGCGTGGCTTCACCCACGGCCTGCAGGAAGAGGCAGCGGCTCACGGTGTCCGTGTCACCGCAGTCCTTCCTGGTGGTGTGGACACCGCCTTCTGGGATGGCGCATCCGATCGCAAGGCTCCTGTGGAGAAGTTTCTGACCCCGCGTCACGTGGCAGATGCGATCCTGAAGGTGCTGGAGATGGACGACTGGTGCGTGACGCGTGAACTCGTGCTGCGCAGCATGGCAGACAGCGATTTCTCCGTGAAGCCCCAGTAG